The following DNA comes from Riemerella anatipestifer ATCC 11845 = DSM 15868.
CAGAAGTGTTTTTTATATAAGTTTAACTTTAAAAATAAAAAAGTCTCCCTTTAACCAGAGAGACTTTAAAGTAGCCCGTAGGGGAATCGAACCCCTCTTGCAAGAATGAAAATCTTGAGTCCTAACCGATAGACGAACGGGCCGCTATAATTTTATTAAGCTAGCTTATTAACATGCTTAGTTAACTTACTCTTTAAATTAGCTGCTTTATTCTTGTGAATAATATTTCTTTTAGCAAGCTTATCTATCAAAGAAATCACCTTAGGCAATTGCTCTGATGCAACATTTTTATCTTCCTCATTTCTTAATACTTTCACAGCAGTTCTAGTAGTCTTGTGATAGTATCTGTTACGAAGTCTTCTAACTTCATTCTGTCTTATTCTCTTAAGTGCTGATTTATGATTTGCCATAACTTTCTAAAAACTTGGTTGCAAAAATATGCTTTTTTTTTAATTACCAAAATTATTTTAAAAAAAATTAAATTTAGTAGCCTATAGGGGAATCGAACCCCTGTTGCAAGAATGAAAATCTTGAGTCCTAACCACTAGACGAATAGGCCATTTCAGTTTTGGACTGCAAAAATACAGCTTTTTTTGAAATTACAAAATTTTTATCAACTATTTTATAACTTTTTCTACAACAACATTTTTAACACCTTTATTTTCAATAGATTTCATTTCAGAAATAGCTTCCTCCAAAGTAGAGAATTTACCATAGGTATAGTAAAATTTACCACCATTTCGGTTTCTTTCAACATTATTCAATGTTTTAAGTATATAAGAATCATTCCCTAATTTTTTGTCTGTAACAGCCACTTCTAAAGTATAATATCCCTGTGCTAATTTCTGATTAGGCACAAAACCTATAGCCACAGCATTTCTAAAACCGGCATCTTTTGCTGTTTTCACATTAGCATCTTTTATAGAAGCATAATTTGTAGTCCCATAATAATATTTATAGAAATTACCTTCTTTCATTGTAAAAACATAATTAAGCCCTTTCAAAGCAGGATCTCCCTCATTAAACTTATCAGCAGAACTCATCAGCAGAACTCTAAAATCATTTTTTAGTGGTTGCTCTTTAGGTTTCTCTGGTACATCATTAAAACTAGGTCTTCCACTTGTCTTATCATGAAGCTTTTTATATGCTACTACTGCATTATATATACTTTGAACTATAGCTTTTTGTCCAGAATCTGAAGATAAATAGGCTGCCTCATCATAATTACTAATAAACCCCATCTCTATAAGTACCGAAGGCATAGCATTTAACCTTAATACATGAAGGTTTTTCTGTTTAACTCCTCTAGAAAATCTTTTATCTTTATTCACAAAGTTATCCTCTACAAAACTTCCGAAAATAAGACTTCTTTCCAAATATTTTTGTT
Coding sequences within:
- the rpsT gene encoding 30S ribosomal protein S20; translated protein: MANHKSALKRIRQNEVRRLRNRYYHKTTRTAVKVLRNEEDKNVASEQLPKVISLIDKLAKRNIIHKNKAANLKSKLTKHVNKLA
- a CDS encoding N-acetylmuramoyl-L-alanine amidase family protein; the encoded protein is MNTIKYIFPIKKYLALFFSVLFVTITAQKKFTIVLDAGHGGSDHGAYRSYSDLGTVREKDVTLSVVLKLGEMLEKNKDLRIIYTRKEDVYPNLTSRTNLANRSKADLFISIHCNAAKSSAYGTETFVQGPDQNAANLEVAKSENDVIFLDEEDKQTFASYDPKTPESLIALKLQQQKYLERSLIFGSFVEDNFVNKDKRFSRGVKQKNLHVLRLNAMPSVLIEMGFISNYDEAAYLSSDSGQKAIVQSIYNAVVAYKKLHDKTSGRPSFNDVPEKPKEQPLKNDFRVLLMSSADKFNEGDPALKGLNYVFTMKEGNFYKYYYGTTNYASIKDANVKTAKDAGFRNAVAIGFVPNQKLAQGYYTLEVAVTDKKLGNDSYILKTLNNVERNRNGGKFYYTYGKFSTLEEAISEMKSIENKGVKNVVVEKVIK